The following coding sequences lie in one Phalacrocorax carbo chromosome 3, bPhaCar2.1, whole genome shotgun sequence genomic window:
- the LOC135312790 gene encoding basic proline-rich protein-like yields the protein MLNEFSSVKDGINFSALPTHEPFKSEIRTNTYTLPDSGRFSLIGSCDNPGSEQQVTERSPPPAPPCPQPGVPPQGGRGASAPGCPRCEAAFSRRLRRARPPHGDGAQAASAAPTHRLHRPGGEPRRPVGSAHPVSAALPPPGPALPARLLPSAAADRCPPAAGEGAPGRPGPAQPPPGAPSPNRPGPPARRRGRVPPGPERPPGRGSRHDGAGLPAVPAATLPAPAAPSDGGQRQPSAAELPPPPNAAPHLTARPVPRGAQRSTSPA from the exons ATGCTGAATGAATTCAGCAGTGTGAAGGATGGAATTAACTTCTCAGCTCTACCAACTCACGAACCCTTCAAATCAGAAATAAG GACCAACACCTACACCCTACCAGACAGCGGCAGGTTCTCCCTGATCGGGAGTTGTGACAACCCAGGCTCTGAACAGCAGGTGACAGagcgcagccccccccccgccccgccgtgtCCCCAGCCGGGGGTCCCGCCTCAGGGAGGCCGGGGCGCCTCCGCCCCCGGGTGCCCGCGCTGCGAGGCGGCGTTCAGCCGACGGCTCCGGAGAGCGAGGCCGCCTCACGGGGATGGAGCCCAAGCCGCCAGCGCGGCCCCCACACACCGCCTCCACCGCCCTGGAGGAGAACCCCGCCGGCCGGTCGGGAGCGCCCACCCGGTGTCGGCagcgctcccgccgccgggccccgctcTGCCCGCCCGCCTCCTCCCCTCAGCCGCCGCCGACCGCTGCCCGCCAGCGGCGGGAGAGGGGGcgcccggccgccccggccccgcgcagCCTCCGCCGGGCGCCCCGTCCCCGAACCGGCCCGGCCCACCGGCACGGCGGCGCGGGCGGGTCCCCCCGGGGCCGGAGCGCCCTCCCGGCCGCGGGTCCCGGCACGACGGCGCGGGGCTCCCGGCGGTGCCCGCTGCAACTCTCCCCGCTCCTGCCGCCCCCTCGGAcggggggcagcggcagcccAGCGCCGCGGAACTGCCGCCGCCGCCCAACGCCGCGCCTCACCTCACGGCGCGGCCGGTGCCCCGCGGAGCCCAGCGCAGCACAAGCCCGGCCTGA